A genome region from Hevea brasiliensis isolate MT/VB/25A 57/8 chromosome 7, ASM3005281v1, whole genome shotgun sequence includes the following:
- the LOC110642545 gene encoding glucan endo-1,3-beta-glucosidase 12, translating to MERSFSFYILSFLCIFTFADAGSIGVNYGRIADNLPSAVKVVQLLKSQGLERVKVFDTDSSVLRALSGSGIKVTVDLPNELLYSAAKTQSFAFSWVQRNVAAYYPSTQVEAIAVGNEVFVDPHKTTKFLLPAMKNIHQALVKLNLHSAIKVSSPIALSALQSSYPSSAGAFRSELIEPVFKPMLDFLRETGSFLMVNAYPFFAYESNSDVISLDYALFRENPGVVDAGNGLRYFSLFDAQIDAVFAALSALKYDDIRMVVTETGWPSKGDGNEIGASVENAAAYNGNLVRRILTGGGTPLRPKADLTVYLFALFNEDEKNGPTSERNYGLFYPNEQKVYDIPFTVEGLKNYRDRRSPVSGGQQVTTPVSGGVSKSTTGNTWCVANAEAGKEKLQAALDYACGEGGADCRPIQPGATCYDPNTVQAHASFAFNSYYQKKGREIGTCYFGGAAFVVTQAPKYGQCEFPTGY from the exons ATGGAGCGTAGTTTCAGCTTCTACATTCTCTCATTTCTTTGCATTTTCACTTTTGCAG ATGCGGGCTCAATCGGAGTAAACTATGGAAGAATCGCCGATAATCTACCTTCTGCGGTGAAAGTGGTGCAGCTCCTCAAGTCTCAGGGTCTGGAAAGGGTCAAGGTTTTCGACACTGACTCTTCTGTCCTCAGAGCGTTATCAGGATCTGGGATTAAGGTCACAGTCGACCTACCTAACGAGCTCCTCTACTCCGCTGCCAAAACTCAGTCCTTTGCCTTCTCATGGGTCCAAAGAAATGTCGCCGCGTATTACCCTTCCACTCAAGTCGAAGCCATTGCCGTGGGTAATGAAGTCTTCGTGGATCCACACAAAACTACCAAGTTCCTCTTACCTGCCATGAAAAATATCCACCAAGCTCTAGTGAAGCTTAATCTTCACTCCGCTATTAAAGTCTCTTCACCAATAGCACTCAGTGCTCTACAATCCTCTTACCCGTCCTCAGCCGGAGCATTCCGATCCGAATTAATTGAACCCGTTTTCAAGCCCATGTTGGATTTCCTCCGGGAAACCGGTTCATTTCTCATGGTCAATGCGTACCCGTTTTTTGCCTACGAGTCGAACTCGGATGTCATTTCTCTTGACTACGCTTTGTTCAGAGAGAACCCGGGTGTAGTGGATGCAGGTAATGGGTTGCGGTACTTCAGCCTCTTTGATGCTCAAATCGACGCCGTTTTTGCAGCGTTGTCCGCTTTGAAATACGACGACATCAGGATGGTTGTGACCGAGACTGGATGGCCCTCAAAGGGAGATGGGAATGAGATAGGTGCTAGCGTAGAAAACGCCGCTGCTTACAACGGCAATCTTGTCCGTAGGATCCTCACAGGTGGTGGGACCCCTCTGAGACCCAAGGCAGATCTCACCGTTTATCTTTTTGCTCTCTTCAACGAGGACGAAAAGAACGGGCCCACATCCGAGAGAAATTACGGCCTCTTTTACCCCAACGAGCAAAAGGTTTATGATATCCCTTTTACTGTGGAGGGCCTCAAGAATTATAGGGACCGCCGGTCACCGGTATCCGGTGGTCAACAGGTGACGACTCCGGTCAGCGGCGGCGTATCCAAGAGCACTACGGGAAACACGTGGTGCGTGGCGAATGCTGAGGCCGGTAAAGAGAAGCTGCAGGCGGCACTAGATTATGCTTGTGGTGAAGGAGGAGCTGATTGCCGTCCGATCCAGCCAGGCGCCACGTGTTACGATCCTAACACAGTCCAGGCCCACGCGTCTTTCGCCTTTAACAGTTATTATCAGAAGAAAGGGCGGGAGATTGGTACCTGTTATTTCGGAGGAGCAGCGTTCGTCGTCACACAAGCACCAA AGTACGGGCAGTGCGAGTTTCCCACAGGATATTGA